One window from the genome of Mucilaginibacter ginsenosidivorans encodes:
- a CDS encoding HlyD family secretion protein: MNKKNKYTVTDQIITRITAWVAGAIVIALAIWGVFSLWDLYKFEETNDAQVQEYINPVISRAGGFIVAVKFDENQEMKKGDTLLVIDNREYVIQQQQTEAALLNARSQLKVLESNVQTLTKTSQVNHSQIAAAQAKLLKQQLDYARYQKLYAVESATKQQLENVEALKDVADADLQSTRESYQASLSKINDTQTQQVVVKAEIKRLEALLDRHKLDVTYTVITAPYNCRMGRRSVEKGQMIDAGQVLAYIVDEETDKWVVANYKETQIGLMRIGEAAEIEADAYPGKKFKGVIISLSPATGSSFSLLPPDNSTGNYVKIVQRVPVRIRLTGARKEIDLLKAGMNVNVAISKNKS, encoded by the coding sequence ATGAATAAGAAAAATAAATATACCGTTACGGATCAGATCATTACCCGCATCACGGCCTGGGTCGCGGGCGCTATCGTTATTGCACTTGCTATATGGGGGGTATTTTCTTTGTGGGACCTCTACAAATTTGAAGAAACAAATGATGCCCAGGTCCAGGAATATATCAATCCGGTCATCTCCCGTGCCGGTGGCTTTATTGTTGCCGTAAAGTTTGATGAAAACCAGGAAATGAAAAAAGGCGATACCCTGCTGGTGATCGACAACCGGGAATATGTCATACAGCAACAGCAGACCGAAGCTGCATTACTTAATGCCCGGTCACAACTGAAGGTGCTGGAAAGCAATGTACAGACCCTGACCAAGACCTCCCAGGTTAACCATTCCCAGATCGCTGCCGCGCAGGCAAAGCTCCTGAAACAGCAGCTGGATTACGCCCGTTACCAGAAATTGTATGCCGTGGAATCAGCAACCAAACAGCAGCTTGAAAATGTTGAGGCTTTAAAAGACGTTGCGGATGCCGATCTGCAATCTACCCGCGAAAGCTACCAGGCCTCATTATCAAAAATTAATGATACACAAACCCAGCAGGTGGTCGTTAAAGCAGAGATAAAGCGACTGGAAGCTTTGCTTGACCGGCATAAACTGGATGTGACCTACACGGTGATTACCGCCCCCTATAATTGCCGGATGGGCCGCCGCAGTGTCGAAAAAGGACAAATGATCGATGCGGGCCAGGTTTTAGCTTATATTGTTGATGAAGAAACGGACAAGTGGGTTGTTGCCAATTATAAAGAGACGCAGATCGGCCTGATGCGTATTGGCGAAGCGGCAGAAATTGAAGCTGATGCCTATCCGGGTAAGAAATTTAAAGGGGTGATTATTTCTTTATCTCCCGCTACCGGCTCCAGTTTTTCTTTATTGCCCCCGGATAATTCAACCGGTAATTATGTCAAGATCGTACAGCGTGTACCGGTGCGGATCCGGCTAACCGGCGCTCGCAAGGAAATTGACCTGCTCAAAGCAGGGATGAATGTCAATGTGGCTATCAGTAAAAATAAATCATGA
- the argC gene encoding N-acetyl-gamma-glutamyl-phosphate reductase gives MSERIKIGIIGGAGYVAGELLRILMNHPFAIIKYVQSESQQDKLVSSIHSDLEGECSLRFVGSWSADADVLFLCGGHQQSTIFLTENQIPATVKIIDMSQDFRLRLTKNSHGRSFIYGLSEHNREQIKATGSVANPGCFATAITLSLLPVIPLVKNEVHIHAITGSTGSGQSLSPGVNFNWRSNNVSIYKAFSHQHLDEINETLKDAHPDFKAVVNFLPVRGNFTRGIFTSIYFKSDITADELQSRFRTRYQNDPFVVITDMAPDLKQAVNTNRILINAAKYDDKILIISAMDNLLKGASGQAVQNMNLLFGLDETTGLKLKSVAF, from the coding sequence ATGTCAGAACGAATTAAAATAGGGATCATCGGAGGCGCAGGGTATGTGGCAGGCGAATTGCTCAGAATCCTGATGAATCACCCTTTTGCGATTATCAAATATGTCCAAAGTGAAAGCCAGCAGGATAAATTGGTCAGCAGCATACATAGCGATCTGGAAGGGGAATGTTCATTAAGATTTGTTGGCTCCTGGAGCGCTGATGCAGACGTGCTCTTTCTTTGCGGCGGGCATCAGCAATCAACTATATTTCTTACGGAAAATCAGATTCCTGCCACCGTAAAGATCATCGATATGAGCCAGGATTTCAGGTTACGGCTCACTAAAAACAGTCATGGCAGGAGTTTTATCTATGGTCTGTCAGAACACAATAGAGAACAAATCAAAGCAACCGGCAGTGTGGCCAATCCCGGTTGCTTTGCAACCGCCATAACGCTATCCTTATTGCCCGTCATACCGCTGGTAAAAAACGAGGTTCATATCCATGCGATAACAGGTTCAACAGGCTCGGGTCAGTCCCTGTCGCCCGGTGTTAATTTTAACTGGAGAAGTAACAATGTTTCTATTTATAAGGCATTTTCGCACCAGCACCTGGATGAGATCAATGAAACCTTGAAAGATGCTCACCCCGATTTTAAGGCTGTTGTCAATTTCTTGCCCGTTCGGGGCAACTTTACCCGGGGGATTTTTACCTCCATTTATTTCAAATCCGATATTACCGCTGATGAACTGCAGAGCCGGTTTAGGACACGATACCAAAATGATCCTTTTGTGGTCATTACCGATATGGCCCCGGATTTGAAACAAGCCGTCAATACCAACAGGATCCTCATCAATGCCGCTAAATATGACGATAAGATTTTAATTATCAGCGCAATGGACAATCTGTTAAAAGGAGCATCCGGTCAGGCGGTGCAAAACATGAACCTGCTATTTGGGCTGGACGAAACAACCGGATTAAAACTTAAATCAGTTGCCTTTTAA
- a CDS encoding cbb3-type cytochrome c oxidase subunit I, translating into MKKAAVLMILALQGFQLFAQTPAASDSVLTNPGVMITIALILIILVIAVYLVGIKVNNLVKVVRERRIRNDARYLAKSLDELSAGEVREELIKRKQALDFKLSNTELSGENAPDDKKGLLHNVAEVNTPRFIAAKKKAVKRPDIDPKLTKLILWYLGSATLWLVLGTSVGEYLGIKFVSPDVDHVSWLSFGRLRPVHTNMVFWGWSSLAMIGLGYYVVSTVSNTVVASLKWGWYALYLINASVILGSISLMAGINNGGGEYREYIWPIMLLFAIGLVITLINYLQTIARRKTKEIYISNWYIVAAVMFTIVIALVGYLPFWQNGLGETIAQGYYMHQGVGMWFMLFNLGLIYYFLPQQLNTPIYSYSLGILAFWTQILFYTLIGTHHFIFSAIPWWLQTVAIIGSMGMLIPVFAGTTNFLMTFRGNFHKIGSSYTLPFYLVGIIFYFTGSSQGTAEAFRSANLYWHFTDFTVAHSHMTMYGIIAFMLWASIYTLVPRLTGKEPRQSFVGAHFWMALIGLLFYTVPLMIGSTLRGIAWQEGKPFIDSVVLMAPYWLWRAIGGSLMWASHLIFAYNLYYMIASKEATDLQKTVFEELNKLPANTSKQ; encoded by the coding sequence ATGAAGAAAGCCGCTGTTTTAATGATCCTTGCCCTGCAGGGTTTTCAATTGTTTGCGCAAACGCCTGCTGCAAGCGATAGTGTATTAACCAATCCCGGTGTTATGATTACTATCGCGTTAATCCTCATTATACTGGTCATAGCGGTATACCTGGTAGGTATAAAGGTAAATAACCTCGTGAAAGTGGTGCGGGAGCGGAGGATTAGAAATGACGCCCGATACCTCGCAAAATCCCTGGACGAGTTAAGTGCCGGAGAGGTTAGAGAAGAACTGATCAAACGCAAACAGGCACTTGATTTTAAACTCAGCAATACTGAACTGTCTGGTGAAAACGCCCCGGATGATAAAAAAGGGTTATTACATAACGTTGCTGAAGTAAATACCCCCCGTTTTATTGCCGCTAAAAAGAAGGCTGTAAAAAGACCTGATATTGATCCGAAATTAACCAAACTAATACTTTGGTATCTCGGGTCGGCAACCCTTTGGCTGGTATTAGGAACCTCTGTCGGCGAATATCTGGGGATTAAGTTTGTTTCACCGGATGTCGATCATGTCAGCTGGTTAAGCTTCGGCCGATTAAGACCCGTACATACCAATATGGTTTTTTGGGGCTGGTCGTCTCTTGCGATGATCGGGTTAGGTTATTATGTGGTTTCTACGGTAAGTAATACCGTTGTAGCCAGTTTAAAGTGGGGATGGTATGCACTATACCTGATCAATGCTTCCGTCATTTTAGGCAGCATTTCGTTGATGGCCGGTATAAATAACGGCGGGGGGGAATACAGGGAATACATTTGGCCGATCATGTTGTTATTTGCGATAGGTCTCGTGATTACCCTGATCAACTATTTACAAACCATAGCCCGGCGTAAAACGAAAGAAATCTACATTTCCAACTGGTATATTGTAGCAGCGGTTATGTTTACCATTGTAATTGCGTTGGTAGGGTACCTGCCCTTTTGGCAAAACGGGCTGGGAGAGACCATCGCGCAGGGATATTATATGCATCAGGGTGTAGGTATGTGGTTCATGCTTTTTAACCTGGGTCTGATCTATTACTTCCTGCCTCAGCAACTTAATACCCCTATTTATTCTTACAGCCTGGGCATCCTGGCGTTCTGGACACAGATTCTTTTCTATACACTGATCGGTACACACCATTTTATCTTTAGTGCGATACCATGGTGGCTGCAAACGGTGGCGATAATCGGCAGTATGGGCATGCTCATCCCCGTATTTGCGGGGACAACCAATTTCCTGATGACCTTCCGGGGTAACTTTCACAAGATAGGTTCCAGTTATACCTTGCCTTTCTACCTGGTCGGCATTATCTTTTACTTCACCGGATCTTCCCAGGGCACAGCAGAAGCTTTCCGCTCAGCTAATTTATACTGGCACTTTACGGATTTCACGGTTGCACATTCGCATATGACGATGTACGGGATCATCGCATTTATGCTTTGGGCCTCTATTTATACCCTGGTGCCGCGCCTCACAGGTAAAGAACCGCGTCAAAGTTTTGTGGGCGCGCATTTCTGGATGGCGCTGATCGGCTTGCTATTTTACACGGTCCCGCTGATGATCGGAAGCACCTTAAGAGGCATTGCCTGGCAGGAAGGCAAGCCATTTATTGATTCCGTGGTACTGATGGCTCCTTACTGGTTATGGCGGGCGATAGGCGGTTCACTGATGTGGGCGTCGCACCTCATATTTGCTTATAATCTTTACTATATGATAGCCTCAAAAGAAGCGACTGATTTGCAAAAAACCGTCTTTGAAGAGCTCAATAAACTTCCGGCAAACACTTCTAAACAATAA
- a CDS encoding MFS transporter yields MSSVIPIFRSWVPGWMIKAVLFVVLLPSLVLFFLPLANINAAAGYYGCEPYDIQFAVVLFYVGYTSFFSLERRFFNYLATKEYFFIITFVQLITSYICYITQNLTFLFVCRFIQGMAFTCTVNISLALIFSRLKTERAREVGYSIFFGLLICMIPFNNFITADLIDSFNYNTLYKCALFSYAPSLVFLGVLMNNVRLNVKFPLYKLDWASFVIYATFLGLLGYACVYGQEYYWLDDQRIRYSLIAAAVLLGIGIVRQWKHKRPYFNLAVFNYRNFKVGAVILFIFYICRFASGLTSTYFVGVLGLDPINLSYINLYNILGIAAGVIFSCVLVLQHRPIRFILISGFLLLLVYHTWMFFLFDTQANESEFVIPLIVQGLGAGMLMTPTIVFAISAVPHQLGASAAGICLFVRCLGFMVSIALINFFELFAKSKHYNTFQDQVTKLNPVARQVIAKQAHAFSAKGLKAGQAMKLSNRLLVKSINTQGQIRFAMDYYQWISMLLFFTIILIALFPYINRTIIYLRADQPAPF; encoded by the coding sequence ATGAGCAGCGTCATTCCCATATTCAGATCATGGGTACCGGGGTGGATGATCAAGGCTGTCTTATTTGTCGTTTTATTGCCCAGCCTGGTATTGTTTTTCCTTCCGCTGGCCAATATCAACGCCGCCGCGGGTTATTACGGTTGTGAGCCCTATGATATACAGTTCGCTGTAGTACTGTTCTATGTAGGCTATACCAGCTTTTTCTCGCTGGAACGCCGGTTCTTCAATTACCTGGCCACCAAAGAATACTTTTTTATAATCACTTTTGTACAGCTGATCACATCCTATATCTGCTATATTACTCAAAACCTAACCTTCCTGTTTGTTTGCCGGTTTATACAGGGAATGGCGTTTACCTGTACCGTCAATATTTCCCTGGCGCTCATCTTTAGCCGTTTAAAAACAGAACGGGCCCGCGAAGTAGGCTACTCCATTTTCTTTGGCCTGCTGATCTGCATGATCCCCTTCAATAATTTCATAACGGCTGACCTGATCGATTCCTTTAATTACAATACGCTTTACAAATGCGCGCTGTTTTCTTATGCCCCCAGCCTGGTGTTTTTGGGCGTGTTGATGAACAACGTGCGGCTCAACGTGAAGTTTCCGCTTTATAAGCTGGACTGGGCCAGTTTTGTTATTTATGCCACCTTTTTAGGGTTATTGGGTTATGCCTGCGTTTACGGTCAGGAATATTACTGGCTGGACGATCAGCGTATCCGGTATAGTTTAATAGCGGCGGCTGTTTTACTGGGTATCGGTATCGTAAGGCAATGGAAACATAAACGCCCCTATTTTAACCTGGCCGTGTTTAACTACCGTAATTTTAAGGTGGGTGCGGTCATTCTCTTTATATTTTATATCTGCAGGTTTGCGTCCGGGTTAACATCCACATATTTCGTTGGCGTCCTGGGTTTGGACCCGATCAATTTATCCTATATCAACCTGTATAATATTTTAGGGATTGCAGCCGGGGTTATATTTTCCTGTGTGCTGGTTTTGCAGCACCGGCCGATACGTTTCATCCTGATCAGCGGCTTCCTCCTCCTGCTGGTCTACCATACATGGATGTTTTTTCTTTTTGATACCCAGGCGAACGAATCTGAGTTTGTCATCCCATTAATAGTACAAGGCCTGGGCGCGGGCATGCTGATGACACCGACCATCGTTTTTGCCATTTCGGCTGTTCCCCATCAATTAGGGGCAAGCGCGGCGGGGATCTGCTTATTCGTCCGCTGTCTTGGTTTTATGGTCAGCATCGCATTGATCAATTTTTTTGAATTATTTGCCAAAAGCAAACATTACAATACTTTTCAGGACCAGGTAACAAAACTCAACCCTGTGGCGCGGCAGGTAATCGCCAAACAGGCGCACGCATTTTCTGCAAAAGGACTGAAAGCCGGGCAGGCCATGAAATTATCCAACCGCTTATTGGTAAAATCGATCAATACCCAGGGGCAGATCAGGTTTGCCATGGATTATTATCAATGGATCAGTATGTTATTATTTTTTACAATTATATTGATCGCTCTTTTTCCTTATATCAATAGGACCATCATCTATTTAAGAGCAGATCAGCCGGCACCGTTTTAA
- a CDS encoding RrF2 family transcriptional regulator, whose product MGIFSKTCEYAIRAVFFVAHKTADGGRVGIKEIAVGIDSPEHFLAKILQDLSRRGVIQSAKGPNGGFYTDESILKRPVSDIVAAVDGNGIFTGCGLGLKQCSEINPCPLHHEFKKVRNQLHHMLQGTTIGEFNTGLIAGTTALKK is encoded by the coding sequence ATGGGAATATTTTCAAAAACCTGCGAATACGCCATACGGGCGGTTTTTTTCGTAGCGCATAAGACGGCCGACGGGGGACGTGTAGGAATTAAAGAAATAGCAGTCGGGATCGATTCGCCGGAACATTTCTTAGCCAAGATATTGCAGGACCTCAGCCGACGGGGTGTTATTCAATCGGCAAAGGGGCCCAACGGCGGTTTTTATACTGATGAATCAATATTAAAGCGGCCCGTTAGTGATATTGTAGCGGCCGTGGATGGCAACGGGATATTTACCGGCTGCGGTTTGGGTCTGAAACAGTGCTCTGAAATTAACCCCTGCCCGCTGCATCATGAATTTAAAAAAGTGCGCAACCAACTGCATCATATGCTGCAAGGCACAACGATCGGAGAATTTAATACAGGTCTGATCGCTGGTACAACCGCATTGAAGAAGTAA
- a CDS encoding DUF4142 domain-containing protein: MKKFKNFAALTALSMAFLLVFSLPALAQNPKLTDPEIASVAVTANQIDIDYAAIAKEKSKNAEVLRFAETMTNDHKAIIAQAVELVTKLKVTPKDNAVSQKLNADAALTKKALLKKSGKAFDKAYIDNEVAYHKAVIAAVTGLLIPESQNAELKALLQKVVPALNAHLAHAEMVQKDFK; this comes from the coding sequence ATGAAAAAATTCAAAAACTTTGCGGCGCTTACTGCCCTTTCGATGGCTTTTCTGTTGGTATTCTCGTTGCCTGCTTTAGCGCAAAACCCTAAACTTACAGATCCGGAAATAGCATCTGTAGCGGTAACGGCCAACCAGATCGATATCGACTACGCAGCGATTGCCAAAGAAAAATCCAAAAATGCGGAAGTATTGCGCTTCGCCGAAACCATGACCAATGACCATAAAGCGATCATTGCGCAGGCTGTAGAACTGGTTACCAAACTCAAGGTTACGCCAAAAGACAATGCAGTAAGTCAAAAGTTGAATGCCGATGCAGCGCTAACAAAAAAAGCGTTGCTCAAAAAATCAGGAAAGGCATTTGATAAGGCTTATATCGATAATGAAGTAGCCTATCATAAAGCGGTGATCGCGGCGGTGACCGGTTTATTGATACCGGAATCCCAAAATGCAGAATTAAAAGCTTTGTTGCAAAAAGTTGTTCCGGCCCTGAACGCCCACCTCGCTCACGCTGAAATGGTACAGAAAGACTTCAAATAA
- a CDS encoding trans-sulfuration enzyme family protein: protein MKEQTKLIRTQAVRSANREHSVPLYLTSSFIFDDAEQGRAVFAGEQEANIYSRYSNPNTTEFITKVCEMEGAEDGLAFASGMAAVFASLAGFLKSGDHVIACRSVFGSTSQLLNQLLPRWGITHTYVDALKPEEWEAAIRPETKMIFLETPSNPGLELVDLEWLGSFKNKYPDVILNVDNCFATPYLQKPIPFGIDIVCHSATKYMDGQGRVLGGVVVGRKDLIAELLFFIRHTGPAMSPFNAWLLSRSLETLPLRMDRHCQNALAVAELLEMHPAVKTVTYPFLPSHPQYALAKKQMKAGGGVVTFELKDGFGAAKNFLDALQMILITSNLGDSRSIATHPSSTTHSKLTEDDRNLIGIFPGTIRLSVGLEDIADILEDISTGLSILS, encoded by the coding sequence ATGAAAGAACAGACCAAACTCATCCGTACCCAGGCTGTCCGCTCGGCAAACCGCGAACATTCGGTACCCCTTTACCTGACCTCCAGCTTTATATTTGATGATGCAGAACAAGGCAGGGCAGTATTTGCAGGCGAGCAGGAAGCTAATATCTATTCGCGCTATTCCAATCCGAACACGACTGAATTTATTACCAAGGTCTGTGAAATGGAAGGAGCGGAAGACGGATTAGCTTTTGCTTCCGGTATGGCCGCTGTCTTTGCATCCCTCGCCGGTTTCCTAAAAAGCGGTGACCATGTGATTGCCTGCAGATCTGTATTTGGGTCGACCAGCCAGTTGCTCAACCAGCTATTGCCCCGTTGGGGAATTACCCATACCTATGTCGATGCACTGAAGCCGGAAGAATGGGAAGCAGCGATTCGCCCTGAAACCAAAATGATCTTCCTGGAGACCCCCTCAAATCCTGGATTAGAGCTGGTCGACCTGGAATGGCTGGGTAGTTTCAAAAACAAATATCCCGACGTCATTCTCAATGTAGATAATTGTTTTGCTACACCCTATCTTCAAAAGCCGATCCCTTTTGGTATCGATATCGTTTGCCATTCGGCGACCAAATATATGGATGGGCAGGGCCGGGTATTAGGCGGTGTGGTAGTAGGTAGAAAGGACCTGATCGCTGAGCTGTTATTTTTTATACGCCATACCGGGCCTGCCATGTCACCCTTTAATGCGTGGTTATTATCGCGAAGTCTGGAAACGTTGCCGCTCCGCATGGACCGGCACTGCCAGAATGCCCTGGCCGTCGCGGAACTACTCGAAATGCACCCCGCGGTTAAAACCGTAACGTATCCTTTTTTACCCTCGCATCCACAGTATGCGCTGGCCAAAAAACAGATGAAAGCAGGCGGCGGCGTAGTTACCTTTGAGTTAAAGGATGGTTTCGGTGCTGCCAAAAATTTCCTTGACGCTTTACAAATGATCCTGATCACCTCGAACCTGGGGGATTCCAGGTCGATCGCTACACATCCTTCCTCAACCACGCATTCAAAGCTGACGGAAGATGACCGTAACCTGATTGGGATTTTTCCAGGGACCATCCGGCTTTCAGTAGGGCTGGAAGATATTGCAGACATTCTTGAAGATATCAGCACCGGATTAAGCATACTGAGTTAA
- a CDS encoding plastocyanin/azurin family copper-binding protein, whose amino-acid sequence MSTFFNVCRNCVYLIFIWSVAAGCSSAPQKAKVYTVEIKDMKFVPEDIIVNKGDTITWINRDMVAHDVTEEASKRWTSGPIAAGGTWKMAVSDEANYYCSIHAVMKGKIELE is encoded by the coding sequence ATGAGCACTTTTTTTAACGTTTGCCGAAATTGCGTTTACCTGATCTTTATTTGGAGCGTAGCAGCCGGGTGTTCTTCTGCTCCGCAGAAAGCAAAGGTTTATACCGTTGAAATCAAAGACATGAAATTTGTTCCTGAAGATATTATCGTAAACAAAGGCGATACCATCACCTGGATCAACCGGGATATGGTGGCGCATGATGTGACAGAAGAAGCCTCTAAAAGATGGACCTCCGGGCCTATCGCCGCAGGCGGTACCTGGAAGATGGCAGTGAGCGATGAAGCCAACTATTACTGCAGCATTCATGCAGTCATGAAAGGCAAAATAGAATTAGAATAA